In Bombus terrestris chromosome 6, iyBomTerr1.2, whole genome shotgun sequence, a single window of DNA contains:
- the LOC100645305 gene encoding helicase POLQ-like, whose product MDDTMLIDIEDDDESKMCALSPNIHEKTLNSLAHEWSSCDIFERNENDIKIQYVVNEEEEEKEKDLETEIVKQNTSTFSQNETDTHWQDNTFLNAFTQLDSYDVKDNVLECFKQVTQNVENCLEETLPTEIISSVHVTNNEQQNIKSLKRNSIDYSNAIPHKICHLNDKMTKQSTNIHRKSSINNDTFYGLPNKAKELFLRIRGISTLYQWQDDCLNLDAVKNRKNLIYALPTSGGKTLVAEILMLQELICNKRNAIFILPFVAIVQEKVQAMTPFALELDFLVEEYAASRGTFPPKKRRKKNSIYMCTIEKALGLINSLIEENRFNEIGIIVIDELHLLGESGGRGATLEVLLTKVLYISSNVHIVGMSATIGNLEEIATFLNADLYTANFRPVEIKEYVKCEENIWLLDLKTKDVLTDMKKINYRYSNDAAMIDPDRIGGLVMDVIPKNSCLIFCSSRKNCENVALLLSKLLFKSLEDYKRDEKQKLLNALESEEGLCPILHKTIKLGVAYHHSGLTSEERRLLEDAFRAETLSVICCTSTLATGVNLPARRVILRSPYVGNQFLNLSRYKQMTGRAGRAGMGDVGESILICKNNELERVTELLKSKMDDSLSTIHIDRDRGINNLILSAILLHIATTRCELHKIAKKTLLNIQQKRLNVNVKQIVDDALTEFLKASVMKIKEKETNFDIFKPNVSVVFPSQTISSNDTIIETKRKRILKLTNETELELCSLGRAAMKGCIDMQCAYTLYQDLKKAQEHLILIDYLHLLYLVTPYNLISQIKPTGTIYYDVVTGLSETQMKTARLLGINEVNIGKIRDGLMPKNVEPRVIHRFYITLILYDLWCQHAVYDIAEKYEINRGIIQNLLTAVSSFAFSVIRFCQELDEFWAFKDLLNVFSKRLSYCCPLELEALMDLPLVKIGRARQLYNAGFKTMQCIAKAQPMDLQEKIPYLSKKTARRIIEAAKLRIMEKIEDLKEEREDILDGIHMNALKGF is encoded by the exons ATGGATGATACAATGTTAATAGATATTGAAGATGACGATGAAAGCAAGATGTGTGCTCTTAGTCCTAATATACATGAAAAGACCTTAAATAGTCTTGCACATGAATGGAGTTCCTGtgatatatttgaaagaaatgaaaatgatattaaaatacaatatgttgttaatgaagaagaagaagaaaaagaaaaagatttagaAACAGAAATTGTCAAACAAAATACTTCAACTTTTTCTCAGAATGAAACAGATACTCATTGGCAGGacaatacatttttaaatgCATTTACACAATTGGATTCTTACGATGTAAAAGATAATGTTTTGGAGTGCTTTAAGCAG GTAACTCAAAATGTTGAGAATTGTTTGGAAGAAACACTTCCCACAGAAATTATAAGTTCAGTACATGTGACAAATAATGAACAACAAAATATCAaatcattaaaaagaaattcaattgATTATAGTAATGCAATCCCACATAAAATATGTCatttaaatgataaaatgaCCAAACAAAGTACAAACATTCATCGTAAAAGTTCAATAAACAATGATACATTTTATGGTCTACCAAATAAAGCAAAGGAACTTTTCTTACGAATAAGGGGTATTAGTACATTATATC AATGGCAAGACGATTGTTTGAATTTAGATGCagtaaagaatagaaaaaatttaatttatgcaCTTCCTACTAGCGGGGGTAAAACATTGGTTGCAGAAATACTAATGTTGCAAGAGcttatatgtaataaaagaaaTGCAATATTTATATTGCCATTTGTTGCTATAGTACAAGAAAAA GTTCAAGCAATGACACCATTTGCACTTGAATTAGATTTTTTAGTTGAAGAATATGCAGCATCAAGAGGAACTTTTCCCCCAAAAAAGCGTCGTAAAAAAAATAGCATATACATGTGTACTATAGAGAAAGCATTGGGTTTGATAAATAGTTTAATAGAAGAAAATCGTTTTAATGAA attgGTATTATAGTTATTGATGAATTACATCTTCTTGGAGAATCTGGAGGAAGAGGAGCTACATTGGAAGTTCTTTTAACAAAAGtattgtatattagta GTAATGTTCATATTGTTGGAATGAGTGCAACAATAGGTAACTTAGAGGAAATAGCAACATTCTTAAATGCAGATTTATATACTGCAAATTTTCGTCCTGTTGAAATTAAAGAATATGTGAAATGTGAAGAAAATATTTGGTTACTTGATTTAAAAACAAAAGATGTGCTGACAGATATGAAAAAGATCAATTATCGT TATTCAAATGATGCAGCAATGATAGATCCAGATCGAATTGGAGGTTTGGTAATGGATGTAATTCCAAAAAATTCATGTCTCATATTTTGTTCAAGTCGTAAAAATTGTGAAAATGTTGCTCTATTGTTATCTAAACTTTTATTCAA ATCATTGGAAGATTACAAAAGagatgaaaaacaaaaattattaaatgcaCTTGAAAGTGAAGAAGGTCTTTGTCCTATCTTACACAAAACCATAAAATTGGGTGTAGCCTATCATCACTCTGGCCTTACATCTGAAGAAAGACGGTTATTGGAAGATGCTTTTAGAGCAGAGACTCTTTCTGTAATATGCTGTACATCAACACTAGCAACTGGAGTAAATTTACCAGCAAGAAGG GTGATATTAAGAAGTCCATATGTTGGCAATCAGTTTCTAAATTTAAGTAGATACAAACAAATGACAGGAAGAGCTGGTCGTGCTGGTATGGGAGATGTAGGAGAAAGTATactaatatgcaaaaataatgaattagaaAGG GTAACAGAACTTTTGAAATCTAAAATGGATGATTCCTTAAGCACAATACATATAGACAGAGATAGaggtataaataatttaattttaagtgctatattattacatatagcAACAACTAGATGTGAACTACACAAAATAGCGAAAAAAACATTACTTAATATTCAACAAAAACGTTTAAATGTGAATGTTAAACAAATCGTGGATGATGCACTAACTGAATTTTTAAAAGCTAGtgtaatgaaaataaaggaaaaagagaCAAATTTTGATATATTCAAACCAAATGTAAGCGTTGTTTTTCCATCACAAACTATATCTTCTAATGACACAAttatagaaacaaaaagaaaaagaatattaaagctTACTAATGAAACTGAATTAGAGTTATGTAGTCTCGGACGTGCAGCTATGAAAG GTTGCATTGATATGCAGTGTGCATATACATTGTACCAAGACTTAAAAAAAGCTCAGGAACATTTAATTCTTATTGATTATTTGCATCTTTTATATCTTGTTACTccttataatttaatatctcaGATAAAGCCGACAGGAACAATTTATTATGATGTG gtAACTGGTTTATCAGAAACACAAATGAAAACAGCAAGACTTCTAGGAATTAATGAAGTAAACATAGGTAAAATACGTGATGGATTAATGCCTAAG AATGTGGAACCGAGAGTGATACATAgattttatataacattaataCTGTATGATTTGTGGTGTCAACATGCAGTATATGATATagcagaaaaatatgaaataaatcgaGGTATTATACAAAATCTTTTGACTGCTGTATCATCGTTTGCATTTTCTGTAATTCGATTTTGTCAG GAATTGGATGAATTTTGGGCATTTAAGGATTTATTGAATGTGTTTAGTAAAAGATTGTCGTATTGTTGCCCTTTAGAGTTAGAGGCATTGATGGATTTGCCTTTAGTCAAAATT GGTAGAGCGCGTCAGTTGTACAATGCCGGGTTTAAAACAATGCAGTGCATAGCTAAAGCTCAACCAATGGATTTACAAGAAAAAATTCCATATTTAAGTAAAAAAACTGCCAGGCGAATTATAGAGGCTGCCAAA TTacgaataatggaaaaaatagaagatttaaaagaagaaagagaagatatTTTAGATGGTATACATATGAATGCCTTAAAGGgattttaa
- the LOC100646087 gene encoding succinate dehydrogenase assembly factor 2, mitochondrial: MNVFVKSLVPVVKPVSLVKCISTTCAHYKADFQDVIHPESQKLDIPLYEKRSEENKDVKKARLLYQSRKRGMLENGLILSTFAKKYLSSFDDKQLHLYDCLINLPTNDWDIFYWATGAKPTPPEFDNEVMDLLKKHVKNADRQTRIMQPEL, translated from the exons ATGAATGTTTTTGTAAAATCTCTTGTACCAGTA GTTAAACCAGTATCTCTGGTAAAATGTATTTCAACAACTTGTGCGCATTACAAGGCCGATTTTCAGGATGTAATTCATCCAGAAAGCCAAAAACTTGACATACCATTATATGAGAAACGTAGTGAAGAGAATAAAGATGTTAAAAAAGCTCG ACTATTATATCAATCTCGTAAACGTGGTATGTTAGAAAATGGTCTTATTTTAAGTACATTTGCTAAGAAATATTTATCCAGCTTTGACGATAAACAATTACACTTGTATGATTGTCTTATCAATCTGCCAACAAATGATTGGGATATATTTTACTGGGCGACAGGTGCCAAACCCACTCCACCTGAATTTGATAATGAAGTTATGGATTTGTTAAAAAAACATGTCAAAAATGCAGACCGTCAGACAAGAATAATGCAACCTGAACtatga
- the LOC100645970 gene encoding ribosomal RNA-processing protein 8 — protein sequence MAKKLKKNATNAKNTGKNVSAKNNRQTRKQTEADKNKHKSAIIKDHNLKFKNKSTKNKLTKTVKQIHKNGEKRAFINILNSDTVKVVNVKNKDKGKISRQVQNKKNKQIDDKKLKQQKQNKKNKISDQSKNKLSNDKELAKKVKSKSTGLETKQEQKLNEKTKKLSKVLKKSKSTGLETKQEQKLNEKTKKLSKVLKKQIRQKESKFSTVPKKKHNDSQVIINRNLDIKHLEKLLANKQKEQKKKEIDMKPQSLRQRMMTKLKASRFRYLNETLYNNESSESKKYFKNDPDAFKAYHEGYKQQVDQWPVNPLDIVIASIKKMPKEYIVADFGCGEARLATVVPHKVHSFDFVSLNKNVTACDITHTNLLTSSVNVVVFCLSLMGTNLKDYIIEANRVLKKGGILKIAEVESRFEQVKDFIDAINSYGFKIIWKDLSHNLFYFLDFEKEKDIRGKRNNLPPITLKPCLYKKR from the exons ATGGCTAAAAAGTTAAAGAAAAATGCCACTAATGCAAAAAATACTGGTAAAAATGTTAGCGCAAAGAATAACCGTCAG ACAAGGAAACAAACGGAAGCTGACAAGAATAAACACAAATCCGCTATTATTAAAGATCACAATTTGAAGTTCAAAAACAAATctacgaaaaataaattaactaaaaCGGTCAAACAAATACACAAGAATGGAGAAAAACGTGctttcattaatattttgaaTTCTGACACTGTAAAAGTCGTAAATGTAAAAAACAAGGACAAAGGTAAAATAAGTAGACAagttcaaaataaaaagaataagcAAATTGACGACAAAAAACTAAAACagcaaaaacaaaataaaaagaataaaatttctgaTCAATCTAAGAATAAACTTAGTAATGATAAAGAGCTTGCAAAAAAAGTAAAATCAAAATCTACAGGACTTGAAACAAAACAGGAGCAAAAGCTTAATgagaaaacgaaaaaattgagtaaagtattaaaaaaatcaaaatcTACAGGACTTGAAACAAAACAGGAGCAAAAGCTTAATgagaaaacgaaaaaattgagtaaagtattaaaaaaacaaataagaCAAAAAGAGAGTAAATTTTCGACAGTgccaaaaaaaaaacataatgaTTCACAAGTAATTATAAACCGTAACTTAGATATCAAGCATTTGGAAAAATTGCTTGCTAATAaacaaaaagaacaaaaaaagaaggaaatagaTATGAAACCACAATCTTTAAGACAAAGAATGATGACTAAATTAAAAGCTTCTAGGTTCAGATATCTAAATGAAACACTTTATAATAATGAAAGTTCAGagtctaaaaaatattttaaaaatgatccTGATGCATTTAAGGCATATCATGAAGGATATAAACAACAAGTCGATCAATGGCCTGTAAATCCTCTTGATATTGTAATAgcttcaattaaaaaaat GCCAAAGGAATACATAGTTGCTGATTTTGGATGTGGAGAAGCAAGGCTTGCTACTGTAGTTCCTCATAAAGTACATTCTTttgattttgtttctttaaataaaaatgtaactgCTTGTGACATAACACATACAAACCTATTAACAAGTAGTGTAAATGTTGTTGTATTTTGCCTATCACTTATGGGAACTAATCTTAAAGACTATATTATAGAAGCAAATAGGGTTCTTAAAAAAGG TGGCATTTTAAAGATAGCTGAAGTTGAAAGTCGATTTGAACAAGTAAAGGATTTTATAGATGCAATTAATAGTTATGGTTTCAAAATTATCTGGAAGGATTTATCTCACAACTTGTTTTACTTTTTAGActttgagaaagaaaaagacattAGAGGTAAAAGAAATAATCTACCTCCTATTACTTTAAAgccatgtttgtataaaaaacGTTAG